A genome region from Glycine max cultivar Williams 82 chromosome 5, Glycine_max_v4.0, whole genome shotgun sequence includes the following:
- the LOC100809169 gene encoding ervatamin-B isoform X2 codes for MPVTLSVQQLVDCDPASNDCAGGFYFNAFGYVIDNGGVDTEAHYPYIAQNSTCKANANKVVSIDNLEVVVGREEALLCRVNKQPVNVTIDATGLQFYAGVSIFIY; via the exons ATGCC TGTCACCCTATCTGTACAACAACTCGTGGATTGTGACCCTGCTAGCAATGATTGTGCTGGAGGCTTTTACTTCAATGCATTTGGTTACGTTATAGATAATGGTGGCGTTGACACAGAAGCTCATTATCCTTACATAGCCCAAAATAGTACTTGCAAG gcAAATGCAAACAAGGTTGTTAGTATAGATAACCTTGAAGTTGTGGTTGGACGAGAAGAAGCTCTCTTGTGCCGTGTTAACAAACAGCCTGTTAATGTGACCATAGATGCAACTGGCCTTCAATTTTACGCGGGTGTAAGTATCTTTATTTATTGA
- the LOC100809169 gene encoding ervatamin-B isoform X1 → MMVWAFSVTLSVQQLVDCDPASNDCAGGFYFNAFGYVIDNGGVDTEAHYPYIAQNSTCKANANKVVSIDNLEVVVGREEALLCRVNKQPVNVTIDATGLQFYAGNGGE, encoded by the exons ATGATGGTTTGGGCTTTCAGTGTCACCCTATCTGTACAACAACTCGTGGATTGTGACCCTGCTAGCAATGATTGTGCTGGAGGCTTTTACTTCAATGCATTTGGTTACGTTATAGATAATGGTGGCGTTGACACAGAAGCTCATTATCCTTACATAGCCCAAAATAGTACTTGCAAG gcAAATGCAAACAAGGTTGTTAGTATAGATAACCTTGAAGTTGTGGTTGGACGAGAAGAAGCTCTCTTGTGCCGTGTTAACAAACAGCCTGTTAATGTGACCATAGATGCAACTGGCCTTCAATTTTACGCGGGT AATGGAGGTGAGTAA
- the LOC102665249 gene encoding uncharacterized protein, translating into MMNERKLNIDAPLMSVRRSFGTSPSLTEANRKILEKPQTLPNYKSDTTLDQVTEPVAVPFNWEHIPGRSKDYDGSEPQLPTKASITPILPPGKSTNVAKQSLEKEPNVANNFRPPSISNSLSEKIDCNKEHKDEKMKKVEENDDYDDDGDVYSDALETLSPTEPLSMNCSVSDVSGLDNVVADMCGASSTDKQAHDFMMSRFLTAAKAMTIQPPQYASSRKQTVLTEQPREFIKLVPEQKKSFVSRHITDIVPYTGQCQEEEEEEEESDNETNDYANNSAKGCGLFPRLCVRNSLCLLNPVPGTKMGNQFPLYSAYEVGKPDKSSHIRSHRPAPSIKKAWDAINKSKSSSRAASPDKQDVRKKWTSESSRYTYSGELKKLGRLSPFRRSRAASAGVSPFQSKPQPPFPGAKLLGDSKQDDNNHSGKLKFPSRGHSSIQEVLSQGAKRSYSFGSLTVEKTLYIDTASTIKSSCSSSHSLGNTIVVGKDRTFLLDSFRDMKHLEALEENLDSQVLNPVDANSPTLSSMLHLMAKEDKAERLAADQEINLESMSLQLVPSSFDKDAEISKQQIVVVDDSGKVGNEYVLHPLAPPLPKSPSESWLCRALPLVSSKNSFPLSNQGTHSQAKRQGFSRASSYTKWETIVKSSNLNHDHVTCSKAYGI; encoded by the exons ATGATGAATGAAAGGAAATTGAACATTGATGCTCCTCTTATGTCGGTGAGGCGCTCTTTTGGTACATCACCTTCCTTAACTGAAGCAAATAGAAAGATATTAGAGAAGCCACAAACACTTCCAAACTACAAATCAGACACCACTTTGGATCAGGTAACAGAACCTGTTGCAGTGCCTTTCAATTGGGAGCATATCCCTGGAAGGTCAAAGGATTATGATGGATCAGAACCTCAACTTCCTACAAAGGCTTCAATTACCCCAATTCTCCCCCCTGGAAAATCCACAAATGTAGCCAAACAATCATTGGAAAAGGAACCTAATGTTGCAAATAACTTTAGGCCCCCAAGCATATCAAattctttaagtgagaaaatagATTGCAACAAAGAACATAAAgatgagaaaatgaaaaaggtgGAAGAGAATGATGActatgatgatgatggtgatgtTTATTCTGATGCACTTGAAACACTGTCACCTACAGAGCCTTTGTCTATGAACTGTAGTGTGAGTGATGTGAGTGGCTTAGATAATGTGGTTGCGGATATGTGTGGAGCCTCTTCTACTGATAAACAAGCTCATGATTTCATGATGAGCAGGTTTTTAACTGCAGCAAAGGCTATGACTATACAGCCTCCTCAATATGCTTCTTCTAGAAAGCAAACTGTTCTGACTGAACAACCTAGGGAATTTATCAAATTGGTTCCTGAACAAAAGAAGTCATTTGTTAGTAGACATATCACTGACATTGTACCATATACTGGTCAATGtcaagaagaggaagaagaagaggaggaaagTGACAATGAAACTAATGATTATGCAAATAATTCAGCTAAAGGTTGCGGATTATTTCCCCGCTTATGTGTTAGAAATTCATTGTGCTTATTAAATCCAGTGCCTGGGACGAAAATGGGGAATCAGTTTCCCTTGTATTCTGCCTATGAGGTTGGAAAACCTGATAAAAGTTCTCATATTCGCTCGCATAGACCAGCTCCATCTATAAAGAAG GCTTGGGATGCTATTAATAAGAGCAAATCAAGCTCTAGAGCTGCATCACCAGACAAGCAGgatgtaagaaaaaaatggaCTAGTGAATCAAGCAGGTATACCTACTCAGGTGAATTGAAGAAGCTAGGTAGGCTCTCTCCCTTTCGTCGTTCAAGAGCTGCTTCTGCTGGCGTATCTCCTTTTCAAAGTAAACCTCAACCTCCCTTTCCTGGAGCAAAGTTGCTTGGTGATTCCAAACAAGATGATAATAATCATTCTGGCAAATTGAAATTCCCGAGTAGAGGGCATTCAAGTATTCAAGAGGTGCTATCACAAGGAGCAAAAAGAAGCTATAGCTTTGGGAGCCTTACTGTTGAAAAGACATTGTACATAGATACTGCAAGTACAATAAAATCATCATGCTCTAGTTCGCATTCTTTAGGTAACACAATAGTGGTAGGAAAAGACAGAACTTTCCTACTAGATTCTTTTCGAGATATGAAGCACCTAGAAGCTTTGGAGGAGAATTTGGATTCCCAAGTGTTGAATCCTGTGGATGCCAATTCTCCAACTTTGTCTAGCATGTTACATCTCATGGCCAAAGAAGATAAAGCTGAAAGATTGGCAGCTGATCAAGAAATTAATCTAGAGTCCATGTCCTTGCAACTTGTGCCAAGTTCATTTGACAAAGATGCAGAGATAAGCAAGCAGCAAATTGTAGTGGTTGATGATTCAGGAAAAGTTGGCAATGAATATGTTCTACATCCTCTGGCCCCACCATTGCCAAAGTCACCTTCTGAATCCTGGCTTTGTCGTGCCCTGCCTCTAGTTTCTTCTAAGAATTCATTCCCACTTTCAAATCAAGGTACACATTCCCAGGCTAAAAGGCAGGGTTTTAGTAGAGCATCAAGCTATACTAAGTGGGAAACAATAGTGAAATCTTCGAATTTGAATCATGATCATGTAACCTGTTCTAAG gcTTATGGGATTTAG